From a region of the Nitrospira sp. genome:
- a CDS encoding DUF433 domain-containing protein: protein MPKVLHPHITSDPAVCGGSPRIDGTRITVRTVVVYVLHHGMSPEELLVSYPHLNLASIYDALSYYYDNREEIDREITDNDALDPTTHPIR from the coding sequence ATGCCCAAAGTACTGCACCCTCATATCACCAGCGATCCAGCCGTCTGCGGCGGGAGTCCGCGTATTGATGGGACGCGCATCACGGTCCGAACAGTGGTCGTGTATGTGTTGCACCATGGAATGAGTCCCGAAGAACTGTTGGTCTCCTACCCTCATCTCAATCTCGCCTCCATCTACGATGCCCTGTCGTACTACTACGATAATCGTGAAGAGATCGACCGAGAAATCACCGACAATGATGCGCTCGACCCGACGACCCACCCCATCCGCTAG
- a CDS encoding DUF4157 domain-containing protein: MAGPAPSTVKPIPPHIQRYTGQANSQADPTPPSVDRVLTSSGRPLEPALQQNMEQRLGHDFSQVRVHSGDAAEQSAREVHANAYTVGHNIVLGTGRFAPGTREGWRLIAHELTHVVQQSGANIGIQRGPLFPARTNYRFDTGQITVDDLSDPEISMRVHSMTRGELRAYRARVIDPGVQEYIGRLLAPQPTAQLETNTFTVTQAGMDTLVGLNYWEQRTWTAFELSNSPARFTSSAEERDAVYAALWQAFPQGPATPPTSKLVTIPPNAQRKSALLYEFVISAPATAGGKTRLDINFQREHVGRVTDTAAEPPKGYIAPQLSFNSDVGFPESADRYFANHRDERRQIAYWIKQQSGSFEQLVVTRSVPRDGKGSPTETLFLVSGKKEKSGALRELNIELRPGSRPAEVTPVEDYRNRDYGDLLLENAQSQPDPKKGDTLGYVNVAGVSSDEVVSVKYVIANYFTVIGTRNAEVDAVVPITGKKRHVFYTLRFRPDNEVDVERVGEKGSSEKLDPSRMDIARVRDYEANASEPAKLKTWLGKRYPGVKPTGATVEDVRDSANQAMSSDAGTPAWYQANYKVTVIDGAATQTRLRNVHKLNDKQTPDADNKDFTPHELRLAELSLQTLTETILKLLHYVRLGRKANQRKADGTIGPYGGETFWNGSNKTVVMYDSGMGDNASAFRGGPEGVNVPQAMLFTHEFGHIMEPRSGAKRAFDKFVKDAGIRPFTHYAEDKPGTEFFAEAFAISQTDPEWLHRNHPSVYQWFETFNHTGKVPK; this comes from the coding sequence ATGGCGGGGCCAGCACCATCCACCGTCAAACCCATTCCGCCTCATATCCAACGATACACGGGTCAAGCGAATAGTCAAGCCGATCCGACGCCTCCCAGCGTAGACCGTGTCCTCACGAGTTCCGGCAGGCCTTTAGAGCCAGCGTTACAGCAGAACATGGAGCAGCGCTTAGGCCACGACTTTTCGCAGGTGCGCGTACATTCTGGCGATGCGGCCGAGCAATCGGCGCGGGAGGTGCATGCCAATGCGTATACGGTGGGTCACAACATTGTGCTCGGTACGGGACGTTTTGCGCCGGGTACGCGGGAGGGGTGGCGGTTAATCGCGCATGAGTTGACGCATGTCGTGCAGCAGTCGGGCGCGAATATCGGCATCCAGCGGGGCCCGCTGTTTCCCGCACGGACCAACTATCGCTTCGACACCGGCCAGATCACGGTGGACGACCTTTCCGACCCCGAAATCAGTATGCGGGTGCACTCGATGACACGTGGCGAGCTGCGCGCCTATCGGGCCCGCGTGATCGACCCTGGCGTGCAGGAGTACATCGGTCGCCTGCTGGCGCCGCAGCCGACGGCGCAGCTCGAGACCAACACCTTCACGGTGACGCAGGCGGGCATGGACACTTTGGTCGGCCTCAACTACTGGGAGCAACGCACTTGGACGGCGTTCGAATTGAGCAACTCCCCCGCCCGATTCACCAGCAGCGCCGAGGAGCGCGACGCGGTCTACGCAGCGCTGTGGCAAGCGTTTCCGCAGGGTCCGGCGACACCGCCGACATCGAAGCTTGTCACCATCCCGCCGAACGCGCAGCGCAAGAGCGCGCTGCTCTATGAGTTTGTGATCAGCGCGCCAGCGACGGCCGGTGGCAAGACCCGGCTGGACATCAACTTCCAGCGCGAACACGTCGGCCGCGTGACTGACACGGCAGCCGAACCGCCCAAGGGTTACATCGCGCCGCAGCTCAGCTTCAACAGCGACGTGGGGTTCCCCGAGAGCGCGGACCGCTACTTCGCCAACCACCGCGATGAACGACGGCAGATTGCCTACTGGATCAAGCAGCAAAGCGGCTCGTTCGAGCAACTGGTGGTGACGCGGTCGGTTCCCAGGGATGGGAAGGGTTCGCCCACCGAAACTCTGTTCCTGGTCAGCGGCAAGAAGGAAAAGAGCGGCGCGCTCAGAGAACTGAACATCGAATTACGTCCCGGTAGCCGGCCTGCCGAGGTGACACCGGTGGAAGACTACCGTAACCGCGACTACGGCGATCTGCTGCTGGAGAACGCGCAGTCCCAGCCGGACCCAAAGAAAGGCGACACGCTGGGCTACGTGAACGTAGCTGGCGTATCCTCAGACGAGGTGGTGTCGGTCAAGTACGTCATCGCGAACTACTTCACCGTCATCGGGACGCGCAACGCCGAAGTCGACGCGGTGGTGCCGATCACCGGCAAGAAAAGGCACGTGTTCTACACGCTTCGCTTCCGCCCCGACAACGAGGTCGATGTGGAGCGCGTCGGCGAGAAGGGTTCGAGCGAGAAGCTGGACCCCTCGCGCATGGACATCGCGCGTGTGCGCGACTACGAGGCGAATGCCTCCGAGCCGGCCAAGCTCAAGACCTGGCTGGGCAAGCGCTATCCGGGCGTCAAGCCGACCGGCGCGACGGTGGAGGATGTGCGCGACTCGGCCAACCAGGCCATGAGCAGCGATGCTGGAACGCCCGCGTGGTACCAAGCCAACTACAAGGTCACCGTCATCGACGGCGCGGCGACGCAGACGCGCCTGAGAAACGTGCACAAGCTCAACGACAAGCAGACGCCCGATGCCGACAACAAGGATTTCACGCCCCACGAATTGCGGCTGGCGGAGCTGTCACTGCAGACCTTGACCGAGACCATCCTGAAGCTGCTGCACTACGTGCGCCTCGGACGCAAGGCGAATCAGCGCAAGGCAGACGGGACGATCGGACCTTACGGCGGGGAGACGTTCTGGAACGGGTCCAACAAGACGGTGGTGATGTATGACAGCGGAATGGGCGACAACGCATCGGCCTTCCGCGGCGGCCCCGAGGGCGTGAACGTGCCGCAGGCCATGCTCTTCACCCACGAGTTCGGCCACATCATGGAGCCGAGGAGTGGCGCCAAGCGGGCATTCGACAAGTTCGTCAAGGACGCGGGCATCCGGCCGTTCACCCACTACGCCGAAGACAAGCCCGGCACCGAATTCTTCGCCGAGGCGTTTGCGATCTCGCAAACCGATCCGGAGTGGCTGCACCGCAACCACCCAAGCGTGTATCAGTGGTTCGAGACCTTCAACCACACCGGCAAGGTGCCCAAGTGA
- a CDS encoding DUF4157 domain-containing protein yields MGGGQCAECQNKKIGVGGRPLQTKLAISEPGDVYEQEADRVAEQVMRMSPADVSKRQKNGMTQPLVQRQASIGTTGLAEVPPIVHDVLNSPGFPLDVATRAFFELRFGHDFSQVRVHADTNDEQSARDVNAHAYTVGHNIVFGAGRFAPNTYDGDRLIAHELAHVAQQSYTPGNTLAVQRKGRRAVVGTHEVTVTVRYVDDSTELGHRLVARISKETGIPESALFQSMFSGVAERIHFMLARDHAVKVGGRVKVAVKVSYYPESSVVAAIELIEPARPLVQDEPGDRLQDQEHASPDVAEQPTPGETVEARLRRQARTIVRSMSEEIAAADRQGYDSMTITIEHTGKELIPGFQKRKRADTRPAGTVPISASEIAKEHLTPLLEMILMGPGRKSEIEFGRTETGRFDFLRYTSRRPVGELSNQELGQEYPDAVQLALSGNPERRNAIEDEIDRREEQGFGTAVPRGIKPSVPANTEVTPDVALKILDNVSKGEPPFRPELGKGGSSWVVTEGSPYVGIDPAKNINIEVEILKTKDVVVFGENELTEILEQESKSTAAEAEAKFRENFGLDKTAKLSNRLMKSLTRFQKRFAESRMWDRVGERVRASTGKVGEVVFKEGSRFSKTPGKFGVVADPAKVQVKGGIPKLMESLSKQGVSAEPVIVEAAEAMAKKLKWAGRVRGVFHYGGRVMIVVAIAADVYKIYHAKNKTRAVIESAGGWAGATAAGTAFAAWFAPADVAGPWAWAAHGVGTLVTGAIGYWVGSKITRTIYELVLEDEGVAIE; encoded by the coding sequence ATGGGTGGAGGGCAGTGCGCGGAGTGTCAGAATAAGAAAATTGGTGTCGGTGGTAGGCCGCTGCAAACCAAGTTGGCGATCAGCGAACCGGGCGATGTCTATGAACAAGAAGCTGATCGCGTGGCGGAGCAGGTAATGCGAATGTCGCCAGCGGACGTGAGCAAGAGGCAAAAGAATGGAATGACGCAACCCCTGGTGCAGCGACAAGCCTCCATCGGTACAACAGGGTTAGCTGAGGTTCCACCGATCGTCCACGACGTGCTGAATTCACCAGGTTTCCCGCTCGATGTGGCCACTCGTGCTTTTTTCGAACTGCGCTTTGGCCACGACTTTTCGCAGGTGCGGGTGCATGCCGATACGAATGACGAGCAATCGGCACGAGACGTCAATGCGCATGCCTATACGGTAGGCCACAACATTGTGTTTGGTGCGGGTCGGTTCGCGCCAAACACCTATGACGGTGATCGGTTAATCGCCCATGAGCTGGCACACGTGGCGCAGCAGTCCTATACCCCAGGCAATACGCTGGCTGTGCAGCGCAAGGGAAGGAGGGCGGTGGTTGGCACGCATGAGGTGACGGTGACAGTCCGCTACGTCGATGATTCGACGGAGCTTGGCCATCGGCTCGTTGCCCGAATCAGCAAAGAGACGGGTATTCCTGAATCTGCGCTGTTCCAGTCAATGTTCAGCGGTGTTGCCGAAAGAATCCACTTTATGCTTGCCCGAGACCACGCGGTCAAAGTGGGAGGCAGGGTCAAGGTTGCTGTTAAAGTGTCTTACTATCCCGAGAGTTCGGTGGTAGCTGCGATTGAGCTGATAGAACCCGCCCGGCCTTTGGTGCAGGACGAACCTGGCGATCGACTCCAGGACCAGGAACACGCCTCCCCGGATGTTGCTGAGCAACCGACGCCTGGCGAGACGGTAGAAGCCAGACTGCGACGACAGGCGCGAACCATCGTACGATCCATGAGCGAAGAGATTGCTGCCGCGGATCGTCAGGGTTATGACTCAATGACGATCACGATTGAGCATACTGGCAAAGAGCTTATACCGGGTTTTCAGAAGAGAAAGCGTGCTGACACCCGACCGGCTGGAACGGTACCCATTTCGGCGAGCGAGATTGCAAAGGAACACCTCACACCCCTCCTCGAGATGATCCTCATGGGACCGGGCAGAAAATCCGAGATCGAGTTCGGTCGGACGGAGACAGGGCGGTTCGACTTCCTCCGCTACACCTCCCGTCGTCCTGTTGGAGAATTGTCAAATCAAGAACTAGGACAGGAATATCCGGATGCCGTACAACTTGCATTAAGTGGTAATCCTGAACGCCGCAATGCCATAGAAGATGAAATTGATCGGCGTGAAGAGCAAGGATTTGGAACTGCCGTACCCAGAGGCATTAAACCAAGTGTTCCTGCAAACACAGAAGTCACTCCCGATGTTGCACTCAAGATTCTCGACAACGTCTCGAAAGGGGAACCCCCATTTCGACCTGAGCTTGGTAAAGGTGGTTCGTCATGGGTTGTTACTGAAGGTTCACCCTATGTGGGTATAGATCCAGCTAAGAACATCAACATAGAAGTTGAAATCTTAAAAACAAAAGATGTTGTTGTATTTGGGGAAAACGAGTTAACAGAGATTCTTGAACAAGAAAGCAAGTCGACGGCGGCAGAGGCAGAGGCAAAATTTCGTGAAAACTTCGGATTGGATAAGACTGCCAAGCTAAGTAATCGCCTCATGAAAAGCCTCACAAGGTTTCAAAAGCGATTTGCTGAATCAAGAATGTGGGATCGAGTCGGTGAGCGAGTTCGGGCATCAACCGGCAAGGTGGGAGAAGTTGTCTTTAAGGAGGGGAGCAGGTTCTCGAAAACTCCCGGAAAGTTTGGAGTTGTTGCTGATCCGGCTAAGGTGCAGGTTAAAGGTGGCATTCCAAAGTTGATGGAATCACTGAGCAAGCAGGGTGTTAGTGCTGAGCCTGTCATTGTTGAAGCGGCAGAAGCGATGGCCAAAAAATTGAAATGGGCAGGGCGCGTTCGTGGTGTGTTCCATTATGGTGGTCGAGTTATGATCGTTGTCGCTATAGCCGCAGATGTTTATAAAATCTATCACGCAAAAAATAAGACTAGAGCAGTAATTGAATCGGCTGGTGGATGGGCCGGTGCAACCGCAGCCGGAACCGCTTTTGCTGCTTGGTTTGCTCCTGCCGATGTTGCCGGTCCTTGGGCATGGGCGGCTCATGGAGTGGGAACCCTTGTCACAGGCGCTATTGGATACTGGGTTGGATCTAAGATAACTCGCACGATTTACGAACTGGTGCTGGAGGATGAAGGGGTCGCAATAGAATGA
- a CDS encoding ATP-binding protein, producing MTVSKASSWQQQNDEYLRKALAWLRFRLAWFIDQSASSTSSASSEPRSAQQQGARRSSGRDGTQAQPAAGSTSVSEKQLAKAVEELATFDTAKQPPALVTLRRNLGLSQFEREVLLLCAAMEFDTRMASLCAQAQDDVTRRYPTFALAMALFAEPAWDVLSPERPLRYWRLLEINQPGAQPLTTSALRADERIVNYIKGLNYLDDRLVPLLLPVRYDDRSVELPPSQRSTVDAMVRQVGEAGSLHAVPVMQLLGADSPSKQLVASHAAAALRLPLYRLPVELLPSPPAELEQLTRLLMREAVLWPFALYLDAHEMEKATANETHASALHRFLSRSSGIFFLDTQDRRMEAGRASVSFDIGKPTKIEQHVAWDTLLGAQMNGAAARLAGQFNLNLSTIHQIARTTLSSPAAGQQAIPQQLWEACVVDTRPHLEMLAQRIQPKASWEDIVLPEPELNLLHQIAAQVANRTRVYGDWGFAARRARGLSINALFAGESGTGKTMAAEVLANDLRLSLFRIDLSAVVSKYIGETEKNLRRLFDAAEDGGAILFFDEADALFGKRSEVKDSHDRYANIEINYLLQRIEAYRGLAILATNRKSALDSAFMRRIRFVVEFRAHGIPERKAIWERVFPRETETAELDFDRLAQLNLNGGNINNVAMNAAFLAAQAGSLVTMPLIFDAARAEFRKLERPIYEADFQWDDETEVVA from the coding sequence ATGACGGTCTCTAAAGCAAGCTCGTGGCAACAGCAGAACGATGAGTACCTCAGGAAAGCACTGGCGTGGTTGCGGTTCCGCCTGGCCTGGTTCATCGATCAGTCGGCGAGTTCGACGTCATCGGCGTCGTCCGAGCCTCGCTCGGCGCAGCAACAGGGTGCTCGACGTTCATCCGGGCGTGACGGCACGCAGGCTCAACCTGCCGCTGGAAGCACCAGTGTCAGTGAGAAGCAATTAGCCAAAGCTGTAGAAGAGCTGGCGACATTCGACACAGCGAAGCAGCCACCGGCATTGGTGACCTTGCGCCGCAATCTCGGCCTATCGCAGTTTGAGAGGGAAGTGCTCCTTCTCTGCGCCGCGATGGAGTTTGATACGAGAATGGCGTCGCTCTGCGCGCAGGCCCAGGATGATGTGACCCGCCGATATCCGACCTTTGCGCTCGCGATGGCTTTGTTTGCTGAGCCGGCCTGGGATGTCTTGTCTCCAGAACGGCCCTTGCGGTACTGGCGGCTGCTAGAAATCAACCAGCCAGGCGCACAGCCGCTCACGACCAGTGCGCTCCGAGCCGACGAGCGCATTGTCAATTATATAAAAGGCCTCAACTATCTGGACGATCGCCTGGTGCCGCTCCTGTTGCCGGTACGGTATGACGATCGAAGTGTGGAACTGCCACCGTCCCAACGGTCAACGGTGGACGCTATGGTTCGCCAGGTCGGAGAGGCAGGGTCGCTGCACGCAGTTCCGGTTATGCAACTGTTGGGTGCTGATTCGCCAAGCAAGCAACTGGTCGCCAGTCATGCCGCAGCGGCATTGCGCTTGCCCCTCTATCGGCTTCCAGTCGAGTTACTCCCGTCGCCACCGGCCGAACTGGAACAGCTGACCCGACTGCTCATGCGCGAAGCAGTCCTCTGGCCCTTTGCTTTATACCTAGACGCCCATGAGATGGAGAAAGCCACCGCGAACGAGACCCATGCATCCGCCCTACATCGTTTCCTATCCCGAAGCAGCGGCATCTTTTTCCTCGACACACAGGATCGTCGGATGGAAGCGGGCCGTGCCTCTGTCTCGTTCGATATTGGGAAGCCAACGAAAATTGAACAACATGTCGCGTGGGATACTCTCTTGGGGGCGCAGATGAACGGCGCGGCGGCGCGACTCGCCGGCCAGTTCAACCTGAACCTCTCGACGATTCATCAGATCGCCCGCACGACGCTGTCATCTCCTGCCGCCGGACAACAGGCGATCCCGCAACAGCTCTGGGAGGCTTGTGTCGTGGACACCCGCCCACACCTGGAAATGCTGGCGCAGCGGATCCAACCCAAAGCCTCATGGGAGGACATCGTCCTTCCCGAGCCGGAGCTCAATCTTCTGCATCAAATCGCCGCTCAGGTGGCGAATCGCACCCGTGTGTATGGCGACTGGGGGTTTGCGGCCAGGCGAGCGCGGGGCTTGAGCATCAACGCCCTGTTTGCGGGCGAAAGTGGCACCGGGAAGACAATGGCGGCGGAGGTGCTGGCGAACGACTTGCGGCTGAGTCTCTTTCGGATCGACCTGTCGGCGGTGGTCAGTAAGTACATCGGTGAAACGGAGAAAAATCTGCGGAGGCTGTTCGATGCAGCGGAGGACGGCGGTGCGATCCTCTTTTTCGATGAGGCGGATGCCCTGTTCGGCAAACGCAGCGAAGTGAAAGACAGCCACGACCGCTATGCCAATATCGAGATCAACTATCTCTTACAGCGTATCGAGGCCTATCGGGGGTTAGCCATTCTGGCGACAAATCGGAAGAGTGCGTTGGACTCGGCCTTCATGCGCCGCATCAGGTTCGTCGTAGAGTTTCGTGCCCACGGCATTCCAGAGCGGAAGGCCATCTGGGAACGAGTGTTCCCACGTGAAACAGAAACGGCAGAGTTAGATTTCGATCGCTTGGCACAACTCAACCTGAACGGCGGCAACATCAACAATGTCGCCATGAATGCCGCGTTCCTCGCGGCTCAGGCTGGATCGCTGGTGACCATGCCGCTGATCTTTGACGCAGCCCGGGCAGAGTTTCGCAAACTGGAACGGCCCATTTACGAAGCCGATTTTCAATGGGATGACGAAACGGAAGTGGTGGCATGA
- a CDS encoding DUF4255 domain-containing protein translates to MSNSLAIASVTATLRRLLEKGGVEHVTVRTLDKAPEGINADKQRINLFLYQALPDAAFRNMEMPGRVKSGETGHPPLPLTLYYLLTAYSGDERDETSSHALLGKAMSILHDHPLLGTDEIRDAVGADRDLAASDLADQVERIRITLQPLLFEEMSKLWTTFQIHYRLSTAYQVSVALIESTRSTRTPLPVLMRGKDDRGVMVQPDMTPPFPTLTEVTVPTREPSQKLVAMTGLPKQQPTALLGDELLIKGHHLDGSSVVVHLMNQQLKNPIEIQVQGPTANELRTIVPNDPAGLPAGWYTLSAIVSSTGQTGEERRFSNALSLSIAPTIKGIKPEKPRRDAVLTIQCRPEVRGTQRVALLLGDQELLPEARSAQTDTLKFRLKNISSGTYFARLRVDGVDSLLVDWSKTPPEFDATKKVTVQ, encoded by the coding sequence ATGAGCAATTCACTGGCGATCGCCTCGGTGACAGCGACGTTACGTCGGCTGCTGGAAAAAGGTGGAGTTGAACACGTGACGGTCAGGACACTGGACAAGGCACCTGAAGGGATCAATGCCGACAAGCAACGGATCAATCTCTTTCTCTATCAGGCGTTACCGGATGCGGCCTTTCGCAATATGGAGATGCCGGGACGGGTGAAATCCGGAGAAACGGGTCACCCCCCATTGCCGCTCACGCTGTACTATTTGCTGACGGCCTACAGTGGCGATGAACGGGATGAGACCAGTAGTCATGCTCTCCTGGGCAAGGCGATGAGCATTTTGCACGACCATCCCCTCTTAGGGACGGACGAGATCAGAGATGCCGTGGGGGCAGACCGCGATTTGGCCGCTAGCGATCTGGCGGACCAGGTCGAGCGTATTCGCATTACGCTTCAGCCGCTGCTGTTTGAAGAGATGTCGAAACTCTGGACGACCTTTCAGATTCACTACCGCTTGTCGACGGCTTACCAAGTCTCCGTTGCGTTGATCGAGAGCACACGCTCAACCAGAACGCCGCTTCCAGTGTTGATGCGAGGAAAAGATGATCGTGGAGTCATGGTCCAACCGGATATGACCCCGCCGTTCCCGACGCTGACGGAAGTCACGGTCCCGACACGGGAGCCGAGTCAGAAGCTAGTCGCCATGACAGGCCTTCCGAAACAGCAGCCCACCGCGTTGTTGGGAGATGAGCTGCTGATCAAGGGACATCATTTGGACGGAAGTTCGGTGGTTGTGCATCTGATGAATCAACAACTCAAGAATCCTATTGAAATTCAGGTCCAAGGACCGACGGCGAATGAATTAAGGACGATCGTCCCTAATGATCCTGCTGGCCTGCCGGCAGGATGGTATACGCTATCCGCCATTGTTTCGAGCACCGGTCAGACTGGAGAGGAGAGGCGTTTCAGCAATGCTCTCAGCCTGTCTATTGCACCGACAATCAAGGGTATTAAACCTGAAAAACCTAGACGCGATGCGGTGTTGACCATTCAATGTCGTCCTGAAGTAAGGGGTACCCAGCGTGTGGCGTTACTGCTGGGCGATCAAGAACTTCTTCCGGAAGCACGATCGGCACAAACGGATACCTTGAAGTTTCGTCTGAAAAACATCTCGTCTGGCACCTATTTCGCCAGGCTACGGGTGGATGGAGTGGATAGTCTACTGGTCGATTGGAGTAAGACGCCGCCGGAATTCGACGCAACGAAAAAGGTCACGGTTCAATGA
- a CDS encoding phage tail protein has product MAQFSVNAQRFDPYKNFKFRVKWDGKYVAGVSKVSSLKRTTEVVEHREGGDPSSSRKSPGRTKYEAITLERGVTHDTEFEKWANKVWNYGSGLGMEVSLKDFRKDIIIEMYNEAGQLAISYKVYRCWASEFQAQPDLDANANAVAIQTIKLENEGWERDYEVTEPTEPSFTEPAA; this is encoded by the coding sequence ATGGCTCAGTTTAGCGTGAACGCACAACGATTCGATCCCTATAAGAACTTCAAGTTTCGAGTCAAATGGGACGGCAAGTACGTTGCCGGGGTGAGCAAGGTGAGTTCATTAAAACGGACGACCGAAGTCGTCGAGCACCGGGAAGGCGGCGATCCCTCGAGCAGCAGAAAGTCACCGGGCCGCACGAAATACGAGGCGATTACCCTGGAGCGCGGCGTGACCCACGATACCGAGTTCGAAAAATGGGCCAACAAGGTGTGGAACTATGGCTCAGGGTTGGGCATGGAGGTCTCGCTCAAGGATTTTCGTAAGGACATCATTATTGAGATGTACAACGAGGCAGGGCAACTTGCGATTTCGTACAAGGTCTATCGCTGCTGGGCCTCCGAATTCCAGGCTCAGCCGGACTTGGATGCCAATGCTAACGCCGTGGCGATCCAGACCATCAAGCTGGAGAACGAAGGGTGGGAGCGGGACTACGAAGTGACCGAACCAACTGAACCGAGTTTTACCGAGCCTGCTGCGTAA
- a CDS encoding phage tail sheath subtilisin-like domain-containing protein, translated as MPTSPTYPGVYIEEIPSGVRTITGVATSIAAFVGWAPKGPTDHAELVLSWPDFDRKFGGLNQNSLMSYAVYHFFSNGGQRAYIVRLVTAGSQTSTDNAATAEVILDTKLKVTASNPGDWANDYAIVTKQRSDDNTRFRLVVTNIKADKKGIPVEVFENLSMNPQDARYVVNVLKDESALVTVALEGNASSPPADTPIPQPPDPNAGVVPDNAKLAKGANGKVLKPDEGDFETAMLPVGGTGGVYHLDRIDLFNLLCVPGETTGSQIQNLQEFCRKRRAFLIADCNQDDDFGDLDDGLNSALTGSNAINAAFYFPWILAPDALQENRSRDFPPCGFVAGLYARTDANRGVWKAPAGTEASLTGVVGVKVPLTNDENGVLNPKAINCIRNFPVYGTIVWGARTLQGNDEIGSEWKYIPVRRTALFIEESLYRGTKWVVFEPNDEPLWAQIRLNIGAFMHNLFRQGAFQGSTPRDAYFVKCDKETTTQNDINLGIVNIVVGFAPLKPAEFVIIKLQQMAGQIEV; from the coding sequence ATGCCGACATCACCGACCTATCCAGGTGTGTACATCGAGGAGATTCCAAGTGGCGTACGCACGATAACGGGCGTTGCCACATCGATTGCTGCGTTTGTCGGATGGGCACCGAAAGGCCCAACCGACCACGCTGAGCTCGTCCTCAGCTGGCCTGATTTCGATCGCAAGTTCGGTGGGTTGAACCAGAACAGCCTGATGAGCTACGCCGTCTATCACTTCTTTTCCAATGGTGGTCAGCGCGCCTACATCGTCCGCTTGGTAACGGCAGGTTCACAGACCAGTACTGACAACGCCGCCACTGCGGAAGTGATACTGGATACCAAGTTGAAAGTGACCGCGAGCAATCCCGGTGACTGGGCGAACGACTATGCGATCGTCACGAAACAGCGCTCCGATGATAACACCCGTTTCAGACTGGTCGTCACGAACATCAAAGCGGACAAGAAGGGCATTCCGGTGGAGGTTTTTGAAAATCTCTCGATGAACCCACAAGATGCACGCTATGTCGTCAACGTGCTGAAGGATGAATCCGCGCTAGTCACGGTTGCCTTAGAAGGGAATGCTTCATCTCCACCCGCAGATACCCCGATCCCGCAGCCTCCCGACCCCAATGCAGGTGTAGTTCCCGACAACGCGAAGCTGGCAAAGGGTGCCAACGGCAAAGTCCTCAAGCCCGATGAAGGAGATTTTGAGACCGCGATGCTCCCGGTCGGCGGAACAGGAGGTGTGTACCATCTCGATCGCATCGATCTCTTCAATTTACTGTGCGTGCCCGGTGAAACCACAGGCTCACAGATTCAGAATTTGCAGGAATTTTGCCGTAAACGACGCGCATTCCTGATCGCAGATTGCAATCAGGACGACGACTTCGGCGATCTCGACGATGGGCTCAACTCTGCCCTGACCGGCAGCAATGCCATCAACGCGGCATTCTATTTTCCATGGATACTTGCACCGGACGCACTACAGGAGAACCGGTCAAGAGACTTCCCGCCGTGCGGTTTCGTCGCAGGGCTCTATGCCCGTACAGATGCCAATCGCGGGGTGTGGAAAGCGCCTGCTGGAACTGAGGCCAGCCTGACGGGCGTGGTCGGAGTGAAAGTCCCTCTGACAAATGACGAAAACGGCGTACTTAATCCGAAAGCAATCAATTGCATCCGCAACTTCCCCGTCTACGGCACAATCGTGTGGGGTGCGCGCACCCTGCAAGGTAACGACGAAATCGGCTCGGAATGGAAGTACATCCCTGTCCGTCGCACGGCCTTGTTCATCGAAGAAAGTCTCTACCGTGGCACAAAATGGGTCGTCTTTGAGCCGAACGATGAACCGTTGTGGGCTCAGATCCGGCTGAACATCGGGGCCTTCATGCACAATCTGTTTCGGCAGGGGGCCTTTCAGGGCAGCACGCCGCGCGATGCCTACTTCGTGAAGTGCGACAAGGAGACCACCACGCAGAACGATATCAATCTTGGCATCGTGAATATCGTGGTCGGCTTTGCGCCGCTCAAGCCCGCTGAGTTCGTCATCATCAAATTGCAGCAAATGGCCGGACAAATCGAAGTCTAG